One Sandaracinaceae bacterium genomic window, CGCCCGCGCTGCCCGACACGGATGCGGATGCGGTGGCGGAAGCGGTCGCGGGTGCGGAGGCGGAAGCGGTGGCGGTGGCGGTGGCGGAAGCGGACGCGGGTGCGGAGGCGGAAGCGGAGACGGTCGCGGATGCGGACACGGACGCGGTGGCGAACGCCGACGAAGGTCCAAACGCCTTGGGACCCGACGCCGCGGTCGCAGCGAGCCACCGCGGGTCCCGGGCCAGCGCTCGGGCCCCGCGGCTTCTCGCCTATCGCTCGCAGGCCTCGACCAGCGCACCCACCGCGGCGTCCAGCTCCAGCGCGGGCTCTCCCTCCAGCCCCCGCACCGCGACTCTCCGCGCGCGCTGCTCGCGCTCGCCGACGACGGCGACGAAGGGCACCGCCAGGGCGTGCGCGTCCCGGACTCGCCGCGACAGGCTCTCCGCCCGCGGATCGAGCCTCGCCCTGAGGCCCCGCGCCGTCAGCTGCGCGTGCACTTCTCTCGCGTACGGCAGCGAGGCGTCCGAGACCGGGAGCACCACCGCTTGCTCGGGCGCGAGCCACGGCGGCAGGCGCCCCTCGTGGTGCTCGAGCAGGACGCCGAGGAAGCGCTCCAGGCTGCCGAGCATCGCCCGGTGCAGCATGGCGGGGACCCGCCGCGCCCCGTCTTCGTCGGCGTACCAGACGCCGAAGCGCGCCGGGAGCACGAGGTCGAGCTGGATCGTGCCGCACTGCCACGCGCGACCGAGGCGGTCCTCGAGCGCGAGCTCGATCTTCGGTCCGTAGAACGCTCCCTCTCCCGGGTGCACGACGTGCTCACGCTCGCCGAGGGCGGCGCGCAGGGCGGCCTCGGCGCGATCCCACGCCTCGTCAGAGCCCGCGCGCTCCGCGGGGCGCGTCGAGAAGGCGAGCTGCACGCGGTCGAAGCCCACGCTGCGGTAGAACGCGGCGAGCGAGTCGAGGAACCGCGCGACCTCCGCCGCGACGTCGCGCTCCGGCAGCATGATGTGGCCGTCGTCCTGCGTGAACTGGCGCAGCCGGAACAGGCCGTGGAGCGAGCCGCTCGGCTCGTTCCTGTGGACGAGCCCCAGCTCCGCGTAGCGCAGGGGCAGGTCTCGCCACGAGAGGCTGCGCCGCGCGGCCAGCGCCAGGTGGCCCGGGCAGCTCACCGGCTTGAGCGCGTCCTCGCCCGAGACGAAGAGGCCGTCCCGGAAGTGCGCCCAGTGGCCGCTCCGCTCCCAGACCTCCCGACGCATGAGCTGCGGCGTGCGCACCTCCTCGAAGCCCTCCTCCCGGAGCCGCTGCCGCACCGCCGCCTCGAGCGCGCGGTAGGCGGCCCAGCCGCGCGGGTGCCAGTAGGCCATGCCCGGCGCCTCGGGCGCGAAGTGGAAGAGGTCGAGGCGCTCGCCGAGCGCGCGATGATCGGATTCGTCGAAGGACATGTCGGTCTCCTTGGAAGCCGGACGCCCGGCGGAGACCGCGATCACGCGAGCCCCGTCCGGGGCTCCGGCGGGGCTCGTGGTCAGTGGGATGAGACGCTCAGCGCGCGCGCACGACCAGGCCTCCGCAGGAGCGGAGAGCGGTGGTCGTGGTGGTGACGCGAGAGACGATCACGCCCTGAACGTGAGCCGCGTGGCGCAGGGCGTCAAGGCGCGATCTCGTACGCGCCGAGGGTCGGAGGCTCCGCGTAGCAAGCGCCGCTGCGGTCCCCCGCGAGCGTCTCCGCGCGACCCGCGCCCTGCGCCGGGCTCCCGGGCATCAGGCGGTAGTCGCCGCCGGCGCGATCGATCATCAGCGGATCCATCTGGATGATCGCCCCCGTCTCCGGCGGGATGCCATCCGAGAAGGTGGGGCCGGACCAGGAGGCGTCTTCGTCGAGCGCGAACCACAGGTTGTTGGCGAACGTGAAGGTCTCCGGAGACGTGCCCCCGCCGACGTTGACCCAGGTCCGGAGGTCGGCCGTGTTCAGCACGATGATGTTGTTCGCGAACACTCCGTCCCGCGACGGCACGAAGCGCGCGTCGGTCGACTCCTGAAGGATGCGCGCGATCCAGGTCTGCGGCTCGACGATCGTGTTGTGGACGAACGAACACGCGTCGCAGCCGACGTAGGCGATGGACGCGCCGCTCATCCCGCCCACGCGGACGAAGACGTTGGACTGCACGCGGATGCGCGCCGCCTCGTGCGGGGCGTCGTCGGGGCGGAAGAAGGCGAGGCCGGTCGAGCCGCCCGCGTTCACCGCGCGGCCGGGGATGTCCTCGAAGAGGTTGCCGTGGATGAGCGTGTCGGCGCTGCCGCCCTTGGCCTGCACGCCGTTCTGCACGACGTCGTGCACGTGGTTGCCGGTGATGACGCCGCGGTGGCAGCCGACCATGTCCACCGCTTCACCGCGGTCACAGCCGCTGATCTCGTTGCCGATGAGCCAGAAGTCGTCGACGCCGCTCATCTTGATGCAATCGTTGTTGCCGCCGCTGCCCGCGTCGCGCACGGTCAGGTTGCGCAGGACGAGGTGGTGCGCGGGGGTGCTGTAGTCGCCGCCGTCGTCGAGGTTCATGCCGTGCACCATGGCGTCGGCGATGGTGAAGCCCTCGATGACGACCCACGCCGCGTCCTGCATCGCCCAGCCCGTTCCGCTCGACGCGTCGATGGTCACGTCGCCGTCCGCGACGAACGCGATCGGGGCGCCCTCCTCGCCCTGGACGGTGCCGAGGTTCTGCGCGGGGTAGGTGCCCGCGGCGACGCGCACCTCGGTGCCCGGCGTGGCCATGCGCGCGGCCGCGCCGATGGTCTGGAGCGGCGCGCCCGCCGAGCCGTCGTTGCCGTCGTCGCCGTCGGTCGCGACGTGGAGCGTGCGGGCGTAGGTCACGCCGACGTCGAACGCGGGGGGCGGCGCGCAGGCCGGCGTGGGCATGCCCCCGTCGGGGCTCGACGCGTCCGGGTCGTCGCCTCCGTCGGGGGGCGGGTCGCTCGCGTCGACGCGGCCGCCGTCGATCGGCGCCGCGCCGTCCGGGCGTGGGCCCGCGTCCGCTTGCTCGCCGCCATCGCATCCCCACGCCGCCATCGCGGCGAGCGCCACCCAGGTCAGTCTGCCCATGGGGGCATGGTACCCCGCCAGCGCGCTGTGTGGGTGTCGGGGGGCATGCTCTCGCTCACGCGAGGAGGTGCGGGCGGCTCGAACGCGGGGCTCGTGCGGGCCGATGGAACGCGGTATCCCTCGGTCGTGGAGCAGCGAACCCTCGAGCCGAAGGACGAGCGCGGGCCGTGGCGCTGGGTCGTGATCGGCTGCGGCGCGCTGTTCCTCGGCGGGCTCTGCCTCGTGCCCGCCGTCGCGACGTGGCTCTTCTTCGAGCGGGACGCGGTCGACGAGGACGCGCCGCCGCCCGTCGTCTCCCCGGCGCCGACGCCTCCGATCGTGCCCGCGCCGCCCTCACCCACGCCGCCCTCACCCACGCCGCCCTCACCGACGCCGCCCACGCCGCCCTCACCGACGCCGCCGACGCCCAACGTCCCGCCGCCTCCGGCGACCGAGGCGCCGCGTCACGTCGAGGCGCGGGTGACCGAGTCGACGGGGCTCGGCTCGGTGCCCGTGGGCGCGACGTGCAGCTTCGACGTCACGCGGGAGGCGCTCGCGGACGGGACGTTCTGGTGCAACGCGCAGGTGCGCTGCGCGGGGCAGCTGCTCTATGGCGGACCCAGCGCGGGGTTCTTCGACTGCACGCTCTATGAAGGCGCGGAGCGGCACGTGGTCGGTGAGGACGCGAACACCACGAGCGTGGACCGTGACAGCGCGATGTCCTTGAACACCCTGACGCACACCCTGGTCGTGCGGGATGACCCGACCGGCAACCTCGGCGCGTTCACCGTGCGGGCCGAGGTCACCTCCGTTCGCTGACTCCACGTCAGCCCCATCGGGCGCCCGGGCGTCGTCAGGAGCCCCAGCGCTCGACGAGCCCGAGCACGCGATCGCGGAACGCGGCCTCGTGGTGCCGACCGAACTCCTTCCAGGTGCACAGGGTCTTCGGATCCTCGACCCGGTCGACGAAGAGCTTGCCGTCGAGGTGGTCGCACTCGTGCTGGTAGGTCCCGGCGGTCACGCCCCGGACGACGACGTCGATCGGCTCGCCGTGGCGGTCGAAGGCCTCGACCTTCAGCTCCGCGTGGCGCCGCACCACGCCTCGCAGATCGGGCACGCTCAGGCAGCCCTCGTAGTTCTCGAAGGTCTCGTCCGAGAGCGGCGTCAGCCTCGGGTTCACGAGCACGGTGAGCGGGATGTTGGGCTTGTACGGATAGCGCGGGTTGTCCTTCACCTCGAGCGCGCAGATCCGCAAGGGCACGTGCACCTGGTTGGCCGCGAGGCCGGCGCCGGAGGCGTCCCGCATCGTCTCGACGAGGTCGTCGATGAAGGTCTGCACCTCCTGCGACTGGAGCTGCTGCGGGGTCACCTCCGCGGCTGGCTCGCGGAGGATGGGGTTACCGATCTGGGCGATCTTGAGGAGGGTCATGGGGTCTCCGGAAGCGCGCGGTTCGAGGAGGCTGCGAGGCGCGCCACCGCGCTGCGTTGCACCGCGTGCAGGTGCACGCCGGGGCGCGCGCGCTTCATCAGGGCGATGGCGTCGTCGACGTCGGCCGCGAGGCCGCGCCGGATGATGAGGGCGGCGGCGAAGGTGGCGCTCCGGCCGTGCCCCATCGCGCAGTGCACGAAGATCGGGCCCGCCTCCTCCGCCAGCTCGTCCACGAGCGCGCGGAGCTCGGCCTCGGTGGGCGCGGCGGTGTCGAGGGTGGGCACGCAGACGTAGCGGTCCACCTTGGCGGTCCACGCGGAGCGCGGGAACTCGCTCGTCAGGTCGACCACGAGCCGCGCGTCCGCGGGGAGCTCGCGCGCGCTGATCGGACGGCGGCCGACGAGGATCCCGGGGGCGACCTCGTCGTGGGGGCGCTCGCCGAGGAGCCGCCCCTTCAGCTGCCAGAGCGTCCACGCGACGACGAGGTAGGGGAGCACGAGCAGGAGGCGCCAGGTCGTCAGGCGCCCGAGCTGCGCGTCCTTGCCGAACACGGCGGGGCCGAGCCCGAGGTAGCCGCAGCCGACGTAGAAGACGCTGACGCCGGGCCACGCGAGCGCCCACGCGAAGTTTCCGTAGACGGGCCCCGCGGCCATGAGCGCGACGCCGAGCGCCATCTGGAGGAGGCCGAAACGCATGACTTCTCGCGGAAGATAACCCCGCGATCAGCCGACCGCCGCCTCGACGTCGGCCGCGCGCTTCGGGATGTCGCGGGTGAGGACCTCCGCGCCGGTCTCCGTCACCAGCACGTCGTCTTCGATCCGGATGCCGCGCACGTCGGAGAAGCGGGCCAGGGCGTCGCGGTTCAGGCGATCCCCGGCGACCGAGACGCGCGCCTCGTCCTCGAGGATGGCCGGCACCTGGTAGAAGCCGGGCTCGATCGTCACGGCCATGCCCGCCTCGAGGTCGCGGTCGAGCCGCAGGTACGCGAGCCCGAACTGCTCGCTCCGGCTCCGGCCCGGGGCGTAGCCCGCGCGGTCGCCCAGGTCCTCCATGTCGTGCACGTCGAGCCCGATCAGGTGGCCGACGCCGTGCGGGAAGAAGAGCGCGTGCACGCCGTCCGCGACCAGCTCGTCCGGATCGCCGCGCAGGACGCCGAGCTCCACCAGGCCGCTCGCGAGCGCGCGCGCCGCCGCGAGGTGCACGTCGCGGTAGCGCACCCCGGGCGCCACCTTCGCGATGGCGGCCTCCTGCGCCGCGAGCACGATCTCGTACATCACGCGCTGGGTGTCCGAGAACGTCCCGTTGACGGGCCAGGTGCGCGTCACGTCGCCCGCCCAGCCGCCGGAGGACTCGGCGCCCACGTCGGCGAGCAGGAGGTCTCCGTCCGCGAGGGTGTGGTGGTAGACGTCGTTGTGCAGGATCTCGCCGTGCACGGTGACGATCGGGCCGTAGGCCGCGCTCAGGTCGCGCCGGGAGAATTCGTGGATCATCGCCGCCCGCACCTCGGCCTCCCGGACGCCGGGCCGGGTCGCCTTCATGCCCGCGAGGTGCGCGGCGCGGGTCGCCTCGGCCGCCTCGCGGAGGCCCACCACCGCGGCCTCGTCGTGCACGAGCCGGAGCGCGATCAGGGCGTCGATCACCCGCTCGTCGGCCTCGGTCCGGGTGGCGAGCGGTCGCCCCAGCGCTCGCTCCTGGGCCGCGCGGCCGCGCGCGTCGACGGTGGGGATGGTCCCGGTGGCGATGGCGTCGGCGCCGCCGAGCGACGGAAGCTCCGTCAGCGGTCGCACCGCGCAGCCCACCGCCTCGCCGATCTCGGCGTACGAGGGGAGGGCGCCGTGCCACAGCGCGTCGGCGGGGTCGTGGGGCGGCACGAAGAGGGTGCTCTGCTCGCCCTCGACGAGCAGCATCGCCTCGGGGATGGGCAGGCCCACCAGGTAGAGGAAGTGGCTCGACGCGCGGAAGGGGTAGGTCGCGGCGGGGTAGTTGCGTGCGCGGGGCTCGCCCGCGGCGAGGAGCGCGCGCGTCCCATCCAGGCGCTGCGCGAGCCGCGCGCGGCGCGCCTTCACCGCCGCCGTGGGGGCCATCGAGAGCTGCATGCCCGGACTGTAGTGTCGGCGACCCGGGGTCGCCCGCGGCGCGTGTGACAGCGCACGGGCCGGAAATCGTCGTTCCTCGAGGCGGTGGCGGGGTACCATCCGCGGCGATGAGCGAGGCGGCCCACACGGACCCGCTGATCGGCACGACGATCGCGGAGCGGTACCGGATCGAGGCGCCCCTCGGGGAGGGCGGCATCGGCCGCGTGTACCGGGCGCGGCACGAGACCCTCGGCCGCGCCGTCGCGCTCAAGGTCCTGCTCGCGCAGTATGAGAGCATCCCCGTCCTGAAGCAGCGCTTCGAGCGGGAGGCCAAGGCCCTCGCCGCGCTCTCGCACCCGAACATCGTCACCGTCACCGACTTCGGCGTCGAGGGCGACATGCCCTACCTCGTGATGGAGCTGCTCGAGGGGGTGGATCTGTCCGGGCTCGTGCACGGCCCGCCGCTCGAGCCCCAGCGCGCGCTCGAGATCGTGCGTCAGGCGCTCCGCGCGCTCGACTACGCGCACGCGCAGGGGCTCGTGCACCGCGACCTCAAGCCGCACAACGTCTTCGTGCGCGAGATGGGGGACGGGACCGATCACGTCGAGGTGCTCGACTTCGGCCTCGCGCGCTTCGTCGGCGACGCGGCCAAGCACTCGCCCAAGCTCACGCAGCAAGGCGCCTTGCTGGGTACGCCCGCGTACATGGCCCCCGAGCAGGCGTCCGGGATGGAGGCCGACGCGCGCGCGGACGTCTACGCGATGGGGTGCGTGCTCTTCGAGGCGCTCACCGGCCGCCGCGTCTTCGAGAGCAACGATCCGGGGCAGGTGCTCAAGGCGCATCTGCTCAGCCCGCCGCCGCGCATGAGCCAGGCGGATCCCGGGCTGGCCGTCGACGCGTCGCTCGAGCGCCTGGTCGCTCGCGCCCTGGCCAAGAGCGCGCCCGAGCGCTTCCAGAGCGCCAAGGAGATGCTCGACGCGCTCGACGCGCTGCCTCCCGATGCGGTGCGCCGCGTGGGCCCGCGCCCCGCGCGCTCCGCGCCCGTCAGCGGCGTCGCGCCGACGCAGGCGCCCGCCATCTCGGCGCCCACCGCGGCGGGCACGCCGAAGGCCCTCGAGCAGCGTCAACAGCAAGCGGCGAGCGAGGGGAGCATTCATCTCCCGCAGTCCCGCCTCCCGCTGATGGCCGGGCTGGGCTGCGGCGTGGTGCTGATCATGGGCCTGCTCGGCGGCGGCATCATGTGGGCGAGCGACGCGTTCTCGTCGGAGGAGCAGGGCGACACGCCGCCCGCGCCCGTGCCGGGCGTCCAACCGTCGCCCGTCGCGCCGCCCACGCCATCTGCGCCCGCGCGTCCGGCCGCGCGCGACCCCTTCGCGGGCGCGGTGCCGGAGGAGCTGGCCGGGCTGAAGCGACGGGCGGAGGCGGTGCGCCGCGGCAGCCGCCCCGCGCGGCAGCTCCTGAGCGACATCAGCCGCTACCAGAGCGCGCATCCGGACGACCCACGCCCGCACCTCGTCCTGGCCCACCTCTACGTGCGCGCGCGCTGGCTCAGCCGCGCCCTGCCCGAGTACCAGACCGCGCTCGCGCTCGACGAGAGCGTGCGCGGGTACGCCGAGCTGCTCCCCGACCTGCTGGAGATGGTCCGCAGCAACTCGCTCGAGACCGAGGCGGGCGACGTGGTGCGCGACGTCTTCGGGGCCGCGGCTCGCCCCGCGGTGCAGG contains:
- the thrS gene encoding threonine--tRNA ligase encodes the protein MSFDESDHRALGERLDLFHFAPEAPGMAYWHPRGWAAYRALEAAVRQRLREEGFEEVRTPQLMRREVWERSGHWAHFRDGLFVSGEDALKPVSCPGHLALAARRSLSWRDLPLRYAELGLVHRNEPSGSLHGLFRLRQFTQDDGHIMLPERDVAAEVARFLDSLAAFYRSVGFDRVQLAFSTRPAERAGSDEAWDRAEAALRAALGEREHVVHPGEGAFYGPKIELALEDRLGRAWQCGTIQLDLVLPARFGVWYADEDGARRVPAMLHRAMLGSLERFLGVLLEHHEGRLPPWLAPEQAVVLPVSDASLPYAREVHAQLTARGLRARLDPRAESLSRRVRDAHALAVPFVAVVGEREQRARRVAVRGLEGEPALELDAAVGALVEACER
- a CDS encoding right-handed parallel beta-helix repeat-containing protein, whose amino-acid sequence is MGRLTWVALAAMAAWGCDGGEQADAGPRPDGAAPIDGGRVDASDPPPDGGDDPDASSPDGGMPTPACAPPPAFDVGVTYARTLHVATDGDDGNDGSAGAPLQTIGAAARMATPGTEVRVAAGTYPAQNLGTVQGEEGAPIAFVADGDVTIDASSGTGWAMQDAAWVVIEGFTIADAMVHGMNLDDGGDYSTPAHHLVLRNLTVRDAGSGGNNDCIKMSGVDDFWLIGNEISGCDRGEAVDMVGCHRGVITGNHVHDVVQNGVQAKGGSADTLIHGNLFEDIPGRAVNAGGSTGLAFFRPDDAPHEAARIRVQSNVFVRVGGMSGASIAYVGCDACSFVHNTIVEPQTWIARILQESTDARFVPSRDGVFANNIIVLNTADLRTWVNVGGGTSPETFTFANNLWFALDEDASWSGPTFSDGIPPETGAIIQMDPLMIDRAGGDYRLMPGSPAQGAGRAETLAGDRSGACYAEPPTLGAYEIAP
- the def gene encoding peptide deformylase, yielding MTLLKIAQIGNPILREPAAEVTPQQLQSQEVQTFIDDLVETMRDASGAGLAANQVHVPLRICALEVKDNPRYPYKPNIPLTVLVNPRLTPLSDETFENYEGCLSVPDLRGVVRRHAELKVEAFDRHGEPIDVVVRGVTAGTYQHECDHLDGKLFVDRVEDPKTLCTWKEFGRHHEAAFRDRVLGLVERWGS
- a CDS encoding dual specificity protein phosphatase family protein; this encodes MRFGLLQMALGVALMAAGPVYGNFAWALAWPGVSVFYVGCGYLGLGPAVFGKDAQLGRLTTWRLLLVLPYLVVAWTLWQLKGRLLGERPHDEVAPGILVGRRPISARELPADARLVVDLTSEFPRSAWTAKVDRYVCVPTLDTAAPTEAELRALVDELAEEAGPIFVHCAMGHGRSATFAAALIIRRGLAADVDDAIALMKRARPGVHLHAVQRSAVARLAASSNRALPETP
- a CDS encoding aminopeptidase P family protein — its product is MQLSMAPTAAVKARRARLAQRLDGTRALLAAGEPRARNYPAATYPFRASSHFLYLVGLPIPEAMLLVEGEQSTLFVPPHDPADALWHGALPSYAEIGEAVGCAVRPLTELPSLGGADAIATGTIPTVDARGRAAQERALGRPLATRTEADERVIDALIALRLVHDEAAVVGLREAAEATRAAHLAGMKATRPGVREAEVRAAMIHEFSRRDLSAAYGPIVTVHGEILHNDVYHHTLADGDLLLADVGAESSGGWAGDVTRTWPVNGTFSDTQRVMYEIVLAAQEAAIAKVAPGVRYRDVHLAAARALASGLVELGVLRGDPDELVADGVHALFFPHGVGHLIGLDVHDMEDLGDRAGYAPGRSRSEQFGLAYLRLDRDLEAGMAVTIEPGFYQVPAILEDEARVSVAGDRLNRDALARFSDVRGIRIEDDVLVTETGAEVLTRDIPKRAADVEAAVG
- a CDS encoding protein kinase, translated to MSEAAHTDPLIGTTIAERYRIEAPLGEGGIGRVYRARHETLGRAVALKVLLAQYESIPVLKQRFEREAKALAALSHPNIVTVTDFGVEGDMPYLVMELLEGVDLSGLVHGPPLEPQRALEIVRQALRALDYAHAQGLVHRDLKPHNVFVREMGDGTDHVEVLDFGLARFVGDAAKHSPKLTQQGALLGTPAYMAPEQASGMEADARADVYAMGCVLFEALTGRRVFESNDPGQVLKAHLLSPPPRMSQADPGLAVDASLERLVARALAKSAPERFQSAKEMLDALDALPPDAVRRVGPRPARSAPVSGVAPTQAPAISAPTAAGTPKALEQRQQQAASEGSIHLPQSRLPLMAGLGCGVVLIMGLLGGGIMWASDAFSSEEQGDTPPAPVPGVQPSPVAPPTPSAPARPAARDPFAGAVPEELAGLKRRAEAVRRGSRPARQLLSDISRYQSAHPDDPRPHLVLAHLYVRARWLSRALPEYQTALALDESVRGYAELLPDLLEMVRSNSLETEAGDVVRDVFGAAARPAVQAALEERMRPEERQHLEALLARLPAAP